A window from Xiphophorus maculatus strain JP 163 A chromosome 17, X_maculatus-5.0-male, whole genome shotgun sequence encodes these proteins:
- the nup37 gene encoding nucleoporin Nup37 isoform X1 has protein sequence MLSMGGEEKISDLKPPLPDTNMQEDLTRSPSYTVTCEDYVHVVEFSPFSSGSPASLLAFSGNLYVVVGTCLFQEEDVEVNGVQFNALRVFHHDIQVEALAWSPESRLDRIPTIRFCTAAADRKLRLLTSDLKDQNEFKVMEGHSSYINHLVFEPTEGKRIASVSDDHTCRLWDLDGNETAVLRLHSPGMSVCWHPQEEFKLMVAEKKGTIRFYDLVTQQAILSLDSGHSGPLMSADWCLTNTIKVGAVVGNDWLIWDITRSSYPQEKRPAHKDKARLFRWSFVNENLFATTGCPGKISSQVFIHHLGHPQPVMIGSSPVGSGLSWHRMLPLCVVGGDRKLCFWMTEM, from the exons ATGCTGTCGATGGGAGGAGAAGAGAAG ATCTCTGACCTGAAGCCACCTTTGCCGGATACCAACATGCAGGAGGACCTGACCCGCAGTCCCAGCTACACAGTGACATGTGAGGACTACGTCCACGTGGTTGAGTTCAGCCCGTTCAGCTCGGGTTCTCCTGCCTCTCTGCTGGCCTTCAGTGGAAACCTGTATGTGGTGGTGGGCACCTGCCTCTTCCAA GAGGAGGACGTCGAGGTGAACGGGGTCCAGTTCAATGCTCTCCGAGTTTTTCATCATGACATTCAGGTTGAGGCTCTGGCTTGGAGTCCCGAGTCGCGGTTGGACAGGATACCCACCATAAG gTTCTGCACGGCGGCGGCTGACAGAAAACTACGCCTGCTGACTTCTGATCTCAAGGATCAGAATGAATTCAAG GTGATGGAGGGCCACAGCAGCTACATTAACCATTTGGTGTTCGAGCCCACCGAGGGGAAGCGGATCGCTTCCGTCAGCGATGACCACACTTGCAG GCTGTGGGACCTGGACGGGAATGAAACGGCCGTCCTGAGGCTTCACTCTCCGGGTATGAGCGTCTGCTGGCACCCACAGGAAGAATTCAAG TTAATGGTGGCAGAGAAGAAGGGGACAATTCGCTTTTACGACCTGGTTACCCAGCAGGCCATTCTGTCGCTGGACTCCGGGCACAGCGGGCCGCTCATGTCCGCCGACTGGTGCCTCACAAACACCATCAAAGTCGGCGCCGTGGTGGGCAACGATTGGCTAATCTGGGACATCACGCGCTCCAG TTACCCTCAGGAGAAAAGGCCGGCTCATAAAGACAAAGCACGACTTTTCAG gtgGTCCTTTGTCAATGAAAACCTGTTCGCCACCACAGGATGTCCTGGAAAAATCAGCAGTCAAGTTTTCATCCATCATCTTGGTCACCCACAG CCCGTTATGATCGGATCGTCTCCAGTCGGATCGGGCCTCAGTTGGCACCGGATGTTGCCGCTCTGTGTGGTTGGCGGCGACAGGAAGCTCTGCTTTTGGATGACTGAAATGTAG
- the nup37 gene encoding nucleoporin Nup37 isoform X2, which translates to MQEDLTRSPSYTVTCEDYVHVVEFSPFSSGSPASLLAFSGNLYVVVGTCLFQEEDVEVNGVQFNALRVFHHDIQVEALAWSPESRLDRIPTIRFCTAAADRKLRLLTSDLKDQNEFKVMEGHSSYINHLVFEPTEGKRIASVSDDHTCRLWDLDGNETAVLRLHSPGMSVCWHPQEEFKLMVAEKKGTIRFYDLVTQQAILSLDSGHSGPLMSADWCLTNTIKVGAVVGNDWLIWDITRSSYPQEKRPAHKDKARLFRWSFVNENLFATTGCPGKISSQVFIHHLGHPQPVMIGSSPVGSGLSWHRMLPLCVVGGDRKLCFWMTEM; encoded by the exons ATGCAGGAGGACCTGACCCGCAGTCCCAGCTACACAGTGACATGTGAGGACTACGTCCACGTGGTTGAGTTCAGCCCGTTCAGCTCGGGTTCTCCTGCCTCTCTGCTGGCCTTCAGTGGAAACCTGTATGTGGTGGTGGGCACCTGCCTCTTCCAA GAGGAGGACGTCGAGGTGAACGGGGTCCAGTTCAATGCTCTCCGAGTTTTTCATCATGACATTCAGGTTGAGGCTCTGGCTTGGAGTCCCGAGTCGCGGTTGGACAGGATACCCACCATAAG gTTCTGCACGGCGGCGGCTGACAGAAAACTACGCCTGCTGACTTCTGATCTCAAGGATCAGAATGAATTCAAG GTGATGGAGGGCCACAGCAGCTACATTAACCATTTGGTGTTCGAGCCCACCGAGGGGAAGCGGATCGCTTCCGTCAGCGATGACCACACTTGCAG GCTGTGGGACCTGGACGGGAATGAAACGGCCGTCCTGAGGCTTCACTCTCCGGGTATGAGCGTCTGCTGGCACCCACAGGAAGAATTCAAG TTAATGGTGGCAGAGAAGAAGGGGACAATTCGCTTTTACGACCTGGTTACCCAGCAGGCCATTCTGTCGCTGGACTCCGGGCACAGCGGGCCGCTCATGTCCGCCGACTGGTGCCTCACAAACACCATCAAAGTCGGCGCCGTGGTGGGCAACGATTGGCTAATCTGGGACATCACGCGCTCCAG TTACCCTCAGGAGAAAAGGCCGGCTCATAAAGACAAAGCACGACTTTTCAG gtgGTCCTTTGTCAATGAAAACCTGTTCGCCACCACAGGATGTCCTGGAAAAATCAGCAGTCAAGTTTTCATCCATCATCTTGGTCACCCACAG CCCGTTATGATCGGATCGTCTCCAGTCGGATCGGGCCTCAGTTGGCACCGGATGTTGCCGCTCTGTGTGGTTGGCGGCGACAGGAAGCTCTGCTTTTGGATGACTGAAATGTAG
- the LOC102222085 gene encoding tyrosine 3-monooxygenase, translating to MKTHRPLAPVTDEAAAQRGHMKTDGAAQALGGRKQSLIEDARRERIGSGSAGPSAGPSRSGDVAVFEEKHGRVAVSVLFALSNEKNSGFFQTGKIFETFEAKLLHVESRPRRKSKFGGLPDLEFFMSCEVHRSDLDVFINSLKRVADDVRAVPEEKAPWFPRQIKDLDRCNLLITKFDPDLHCDHPGYNDSEYRKRRAAISELAFRYKQGDPLPTVEYTAEEISTWRKVYQQLRSVYPSLACRQFLDSLQQLEDECGYGEDRIPQLRDVSAFLKEKTGFQLRPVAGLLSARDFLASLAFRVFQCTQYIRHPSSPMHSPEPDCCHELLGHIPMLGDREFAQFSQEIGLASLGASDEEIEKLSTLYWFTVEFGLCKQNGEVKAYGAGLLSSYGELVFALSNKPEYKPFNPEETAVQPYQDQTYQSVYFVSESFEDAKVKLRKYSANIKRPFAVRYDSFTCSVEVLDQPSKVQNALSQVREDLKTLHSALEKLSSS from the exons ATGAAGACGCACCGCCCGCTCGCTCCGGTGACCGACGAAGCTGCAGCACAGCGCGGACACATGAAGACCGACGGCGCGGCGCAGGCGCTCGGCGGCAGGAAGCAGAGCCTGATCGAGGATGCGCGGCGGGAGCGCATCGGCAGCGGCTCCGCGGGGCCCTCCGCGGGGCCCTCACGGTCCGGGGACGTGGCCGTGTTCGAGGAGAAGCACGGCAGGGTCGCCGTGAGCGTCCTGTTCGCCCTCAGCAACGAGAAAAACTCCGGATTCTTTCAAACTGGGAAAATATTCGAg ACGTTTGAAGCCAAACTTCTCCATGTGGAGAGTCGGCCCAGGAGGAAGTCCAAGTTCGGCGGACTTCCTGATCTGGAGTTTTTCATGAGCTGTGAGGTCCACCGCTCGGACCTGGACGTGTTCATCAACTCGCTGAAACGGGTCGCCGATGATGTTCGCGCCGTGCCCGAGGAAAAAG CTCCCTGGTTTCCTCGACAGATTAAAGACCTGGACAGGTGCAACCTGCTGATAACGAAATTTGATCCAGACTTACACTGCGATCATCCT GGATATAATGACTCAGAGTACAGAAAAAGACGAGCTGCCATCTCTGAACTCGCATTTAGATACAAACA AGGCGACCCACTGCCCACGGTGGAGTACACAGCAGAAGAAATATCCACATG GAGGAAGGTTTACCAGCAGCTGAGGAGCGTTTATCCCAGTCTGGCCTGCAGGCAGTTCCTGGACAGCCTACAGCAGCTGGAGGACGAGTGCGGCTACGGAGAGGATCGCATCCCTCAGCTCCGAGACGTGTCCGCCTTCCTGAaag AGAAAACTGGTTTCCAGCTGCGTCCGGTCGCCGGCTTGCTCTCAGCCAGAGACTTTCTGGCCAGTTTGGCCTTCAGGGTCTTCCAGTGCACCCAGTACATCCGACACCCGTCTTCCCCCATGCACTCCCCTGAACC GGACTGCTGCCACGAGCTGCTCGGACACATCCCCATGCTGGGAGATCGGGAATTCGCACAGTTTTCCCAG gaGATTGGACTTGCCTCACTTGGAGCTTCAGATGAAGAGATTGAGAAACTTTCAACG TTATACTGGTTCACTGTGGAGTTTGGCCTCTGCAAGCAAAACGGTGAAGTGAAAGCTTACGGAGCCGGTCTCCTCTCCTCGTATGGAGAGCTTGTt TTCGCCCTGTCAAACAAACCCGAATACAAGCCGTTCAACCCAGAGGAGACGGCGGTGCAGCCGTACCAGGACCAAACCTACCAGTCAGTTTACTTTGTGTCTGAAAGCTTTGAGGACGCAAAGGTGAAGCTGAG GAAATACTCTGCTAACATCAAGCGTCCCTTTGCAGTCCGCTACGACTCTTTCACTTGCAGCGTGGAGGTTCTGGACCAGCCAAGCAAGGTCCAGAATGCTTTGAGCCAGGTCCGGGAGGACCTGAAGACCCTCCACAGTGCTCTGGAGAAGCTCAGCTCATCCTAA